Proteins from one uncultured Cohaesibacter sp. genomic window:
- the pgi gene encoding glucose-6-phosphate isomerase — protein sequence MSSLEVVWSDLVRHRQELSDFNLRSAFAEEADRFERFSAEMDGCLTLDYSRNRIQDKTLMLLENLMLQSGVAERYAEMKSGVAINNTEGRSVLHIALRGSVDDDLVVDGQAIAADVNAVKERLYAFAKGVRDGSIAAKDGKPFTDVVNIGIGGSDLGPHMVTAGLAAYHDGPRVHFVSNVDGAHMGDTLKVLDPARTLFLVASKTFTTQETMTNARAAKAWLVAALGEDAVGDHFAALSTNKEGVEGFGISTERMFEFWDWVGGRYSVWSAIGLPVMIAIGPEGFEEFLAGARSMDKHFETAPFRENLPMLLAALGLWYRNIWACSSVAVLPYDQRLEFFSAFLQQLDMESNGKRVRRNGSDILRASGPVIWGQSGTNGQHAFYQELHQGHDIIPCEFLVAAKPTDADQHQHELLLSNCFAQVEALAFGRTADEAKAQLEASGKSAEEVAALVPHKVFPGNRPTSLLFYDKLTPKMLGRLIALYEHKVFVQGVVWGVNSYDQWGVELGKELANKLAPAVKTAERGEGDPAILDRLKAYRTK from the coding sequence ATGAGCTCTCTGGAAGTCGTCTGGTCCGATTTGGTCCGCCATCGTCAGGAATTGTCAGATTTTAACCTGCGCTCAGCCTTCGCTGAAGAGGCTGACAGGTTCGAACGCTTTTCTGCAGAAATGGACGGATGTCTAACGCTCGACTATTCGCGCAACCGCATCCAGGACAAAACCCTGATGCTGCTCGAAAATCTGATGCTGCAATCCGGTGTAGCCGAGCGCTACGCCGAAATGAAGTCTGGCGTTGCCATCAACAACACCGAGGGGCGCTCAGTGCTGCATATCGCTCTGCGCGGCAGTGTTGACGATGATCTGGTGGTTGATGGGCAGGCCATTGCGGCTGATGTGAATGCCGTCAAGGAACGGCTCTATGCGTTTGCCAAGGGCGTGCGCGATGGGTCCATCGCTGCCAAAGATGGCAAGCCCTTCACCGATGTGGTCAATATCGGCATTGGGGGCTCTGACCTTGGGCCGCATATGGTGACCGCAGGTCTGGCTGCCTATCATGATGGTCCACGCGTGCATTTTGTCTCCAACGTGGATGGCGCGCATATGGGCGATACGCTGAAGGTGCTGGATCCCGCTCGTACCCTGTTCCTTGTTGCCTCCAAAACCTTCACCACGCAGGAAACCATGACCAACGCCCGCGCGGCCAAGGCATGGCTTGTCGCGGCTTTGGGTGAAGATGCTGTGGGCGATCACTTCGCTGCCCTTTCCACCAACAAGGAAGGTGTGGAAGGCTTTGGCATCAGCACCGAGCGGATGTTTGAATTCTGGGATTGGGTCGGCGGCCGCTATTCGGTCTGGTCGGCCATCGGTCTGCCTGTGATGATCGCCATCGGACCGGAAGGGTTTGAGGAGTTTCTCGCCGGTGCCCGCTCCATGGACAAGCATTTCGAAACAGCGCCTTTCCGTGAGAACCTGCCCATGCTGCTGGCCGCGCTTGGCCTATGGTATCGCAATATCTGGGCCTGCTCATCGGTTGCCGTGTTGCCTTATGACCAGAGGCTGGAATTCTTCTCGGCCTTTCTGCAACAGCTGGATATGGAATCCAACGGCAAGCGCGTGCGCCGCAATGGCTCCGATATCCTGCGCGCGTCCGGTCCGGTGATCTGGGGGCAGTCCGGCACCAACGGTCAGCATGCCTTCTATCAGGAACTGCATCAGGGCCATGATATCATTCCGTGCGAATTCCTCGTTGCTGCAAAGCCGACGGACGCGGACCAGCATCAGCATGAATTGCTGCTCTCCAACTGCTTCGCGCAGGTGGAAGCGCTGGCCTTTGGCCGCACGGCAGATGAAGCCAAGGCGCAACTGGAAGCCTCGGGCAAATCCGCCGAAGAGGTCGCAGCCCTTGTGCCGCACAAGGTGTTCCCGGGCAACCGCCCGACCTCGCTTCTCTTCTATGACAAGCTGACCCCGAAAATGCTTGGCCGCCTGATCGCGCTCTATGAGCACAAGGTGTTCGTTCAGGGCGTCGTCTGGGGTGTGAACAGCTATGATCAGTGGGGCGTCGAGCTTGGCAAGGAACTGGCCAACAAGCTGGCCCCTGCTGTTAAAACCGCCGAACGCGGTGAAGGCGACCCAGCCATTCTCGATCGCCTCAAAGCCTACCGCACCAAATAA
- a CDS encoding dipeptide ABC transporter ATP-binding protein codes for MSLLTLENVSLTIGDKPILKDISFSLERGQCLGLVGESGSGKSLTALSIMQLLPRQSQLSGAIHLAETNLAHLSERQLCNWRGNRMGMIFQEPMTALNPLKAIGAQVEECILQHSSVTRHEAQEQAKSQLLRVGLHPEHVAPDRFPHQLSGGQRQRVVIAMAIAMKPDLIIADEPTTALDVTSQAEILQLLKALMAEDHSALMLISHDLAVVAEMANSIAIMKKGAIVEQGPLPGLFDTLSHPYSKRLFEASTHQPERQKPPIFSDDPSLAQTAPVLSASTVVRTYPLPRQFPYLERRSTRAVDGVDLTIHKGQSIGLVGESGCGKSTLARTLLGLEAPQEGNIRIGWHDPYSANKTDLRQVRRDIQIVFQDPNGSFNPRHKIGRSIAEPLYLFQKEVNRDERDERIATSLTQVGLAPEDAEKFPHEFSGGERQRIAIARALITRPRIIIADEPVSALDVSIRAQILDLFTDLRDRLDLAYLFISHDLSVVRSVTDEVMVMYRGKIIERGRTETIFNAPQEPYTQALINAAPDLQKTIARRRAVTEEPN; via the coding sequence ATGAGCCTGCTCACGTTGGAAAATGTCAGCCTCACCATTGGTGACAAGCCAATATTGAAGGATATCTCCTTCTCGTTGGAGCGGGGCCAATGTCTCGGGCTCGTGGGCGAATCCGGCTCGGGCAAGAGCCTGACAGCCCTTTCCATCATGCAGCTTCTGCCGCGCCAGAGCCAGCTTTCAGGCGCCATCCATCTGGCGGAGACCAATCTAGCCCATCTCTCCGAGCGGCAGTTGTGCAATTGGCGCGGCAACCGCATGGGCATGATCTTTCAGGAACCCATGACCGCGCTCAATCCGCTAAAAGCCATTGGTGCGCAAGTGGAAGAATGCATCCTCCAGCACAGCTCGGTCACCCGCCATGAAGCGCAGGAGCAGGCCAAAAGCCAGCTGCTACGTGTTGGCCTCCACCCCGAGCATGTCGCACCGGATCGCTTTCCCCATCAGCTCTCGGGCGGGCAACGCCAGCGCGTTGTCATTGCCATGGCCATCGCCATGAAACCGGACCTCATCATCGCCGATGAGCCGACCACAGCGCTCGACGTCACCTCACAGGCCGAAATCCTGCAACTGCTCAAGGCCCTCATGGCCGAAGACCATTCCGCCTTGATGCTCATCTCCCATGATCTCGCGGTGGTCGCTGAGATGGCCAACTCGATAGCCATCATGAAAAAGGGTGCCATCGTCGAACAAGGCCCACTACCGGGATTGTTCGACACCCTCAGCCACCCCTATAGCAAACGCCTGTTCGAGGCTTCGACCCATCAGCCCGAACGGCAAAAGCCTCCCATTTTCAGCGATGACCCGAGCCTTGCGCAAACGGCCCCCGTGCTTTCCGCCAGCACAGTCGTGCGCACCTACCCCCTGCCGCGCCAGTTCCCCTATCTTGAGCGCCGCAGCACGCGCGCCGTGGATGGCGTAGACCTGACGATCCACAAGGGCCAGAGCATCGGCCTCGTGGGCGAATCCGGCTGTGGCAAATCCACTCTCGCCCGCACATTGCTCGGACTGGAAGCACCACAAGAGGGCAACATCCGTATTGGTTGGCACGATCCCTACTCCGCCAACAAGACCGACTTACGGCAGGTGCGTCGGGATATCCAGATCGTCTTTCAAGACCCGAACGGCTCTTTCAATCCACGCCACAAGATCGGCCGCTCCATTGCCGAACCGCTCTATCTGTTTCAGAAGGAAGTGAACCGCGACGAGCGCGACGAACGCATCGCCACCAGCCTCACGCAGGTGGGCCTGGCGCCGGAAGACGCGGAAAAATTCCCCCATGAATTCTCCGGAGGCGAACGCCAGCGCATCGCCATCGCCCGGGCGCTCATCACCCGTCCCCGCATCATCATCGCCGATGAGCCCGTCTCGGCCCTCGACGTCTCCATCCGCGCCCAAATTCTGGATCTTTTCACCGACTTGCGTGACCGGCTGGACCTTGCCTATCTGTTCATCAGCCACGATCTCTCCGTTGTCCGCTCAGTAACGGACGAAGTCATGGTCATGTATCGCGGCAAGATCATCGAGCGCGGCCGCACCGAAACCATTTTCAACGCGCCCCAAGAGCCCTACACCCAAGCCCTCATCAACGCCGCCCCCGACCTGCAAAAAACCATTGCAAGACGAAGGGCCGTGACAGAAGAGCCCAACTGA
- a CDS encoding tetratricopeptide repeat protein, whose protein sequence is MKLILVVALLLATSPALACSEVSVSLSNNMSASTCSLVLEDGSGPLSTICDHNTYRLGASDAERLNFASAAERLAPKLEDNNCRKEAEIFYRQILKIRKSVWGDMHLDVARSYKNLARHLSRWGGMAEAAEFHARGVKIAEQLLGDNDLELATYLSAYAFNQRHLGHFAKAKTLYRKAIAIQHRALGKDHSEIVKNYLGLAMCLEALGNYKEAEQLYRRGIKLHPLETDLDHSELLIVYQELSNTLNKQERYEEAEPILRQVIDLYIQKLGYHHPNLPTAYFYLAQSLNGQERYEDAEPFYRNALMKAEMLSEWGHFEMDIYYSGLAYNLSKRGLDEEAEPLFHKALDIMEKNPGTNDRNLAKTYNNLAYTLNELERYSEATPFLQKAIDIFERTEGANHSLTAAGYNNLAHNFEKLRQFEEAEQLYRKALSIEERSYGKNHTETKRIAKNLENFLARKSEREARQVEAN, encoded by the coding sequence ATGAAACTAATACTGGTTGTTGCTCTCCTTCTGGCGACATCACCTGCTCTCGCATGTTCGGAGGTGTCCGTTTCTCTTTCGAATAATATGTCGGCTAGCACCTGTTCTTTGGTGCTTGAAGATGGTTCAGGTCCTCTGTCGACTATATGTGATCATAACACCTATAGACTGGGTGCTTCAGATGCCGAGAGGCTGAATTTTGCCTCGGCAGCAGAACGTTTGGCCCCAAAGCTTGAAGATAATAATTGCAGAAAGGAAGCTGAAATTTTCTATCGCCAGATTCTGAAAATACGCAAAAGCGTTTGGGGAGACATGCATCTGGACGTAGCAAGAAGCTATAAAAATTTAGCACGACATCTGAGTAGATGGGGGGGAATGGCTGAAGCGGCGGAATTTCATGCACGGGGTGTAAAGATCGCTGAGCAGCTTTTAGGGGACAATGACCTAGAACTGGCAACCTATCTGAGCGCTTACGCCTTCAATCAGAGACATCTGGGGCATTTCGCTAAGGCAAAGACCCTGTATCGCAAGGCGATTGCTATACAGCATCGAGCTCTTGGTAAAGACCATTCCGAAATCGTCAAGAACTATCTAGGTCTAGCGATGTGTCTGGAAGCATTGGGAAATTACAAGGAGGCTGAACAGCTTTATCGAAGGGGGATAAAACTGCACCCACTAGAAACTGACCTCGATCACAGCGAATTACTGATTGTTTACCAAGAGCTATCGAACACTCTCAATAAACAAGAACGCTATGAAGAAGCAGAGCCAATACTTCGGCAGGTGATTGATCTTTATATACAAAAGCTCGGCTATCACCATCCCAACCTTCCAACGGCTTATTTCTATCTAGCACAAAGCCTCAATGGGCAGGAGCGATACGAAGACGCTGAGCCATTCTATCGCAATGCGCTTATGAAAGCGGAAATGCTTTCGGAGTGGGGGCATTTCGAGATGGATATCTACTATAGTGGCCTTGCCTACAATTTGTCCAAACGTGGATTGGACGAAGAAGCCGAACCGCTGTTTCACAAAGCGCTTGACATTATGGAAAAGAACCCGGGTACGAATGACCGTAACCTAGCAAAGACCTATAATAACCTAGCGTACACTTTGAATGAACTGGAACGTTATAGCGAGGCAACCCCATTCCTTCAAAAAGCGATTGATATATTTGAGCGTACAGAGGGAGCCAATCATTCTCTAACTGCTGCTGGCTACAACAATCTGGCTCACAATTTCGAGAAGCTGAGACAATTTGAAGAAGCGGAACAGCTCTATCGCAAAGCGCTATCTATAGAAGAACGATCATACGGAAAGAATCATACAGAAACCAAGCGGATCGCGAAAAATCTGGAGAATTTTCTTGCCCGGAAATCCGAAAGGGAAGCCAGGCAAGTGGAGGCAAATTAG
- a CDS encoding ABC transporter permease, translating to MTKPHLFSTDAHKYRSFLAKGLHSPSFVIGGAITLFFVVLALVSFVWTPHDALSVNIAERLKPISATYWLGTDHYGHDLFSMIMLGARNSIAVALVAVGIGACLGVPLGCWAAAKGGWLDEAIMRTGDFIFAFPAIISAIMITALAGPGAINAIVAIGIFNIPVFARLARGAALSLWTREFILAARLSGKGSVRITIEHILPNIANLLIVQGTIQFSLGILAEAGLSYVGLGTQPPMPSWGQMLSEAQTWLMMAPQLAIIPGMAIILTVLGLNLLGDGLRDMLDPKIRSSLDIGGSKAS from the coding sequence ATGACCAAGCCGCATCTCTTCTCAACGGACGCCCATAAATATCGCAGCTTCCTTGCCAAGGGCCTGCATTCGCCTTCCTTTGTCATCGGCGGCGCGATCACTCTGTTCTTTGTGGTGCTTGCGCTTGTCTCCTTTGTCTGGACGCCCCATGACGCGCTTTCGGTCAATATCGCCGAGCGCCTCAAGCCAATCAGTGCCACCTATTGGCTCGGCACGGATCATTATGGCCATGATCTCTTTTCCATGATCATGCTGGGCGCCCGCAACTCCATCGCCGTAGCGCTGGTTGCAGTAGGCATCGGCGCCTGCCTCGGGGTGCCCTTAGGCTGTTGGGCAGCGGCAAAAGGCGGCTGGCTGGACGAAGCCATTATGCGCACGGGCGACTTCATATTCGCCTTTCCGGCCATCATCTCGGCCATCATGATCACCGCTCTGGCAGGCCCCGGCGCCATCAACGCCATTGTCGCCATCGGCATCTTCAACATTCCGGTCTTTGCCCGCCTTGCCCGCGGTGCGGCACTGAGCCTATGGACGCGTGAATTCATTCTCGCCGCCCGCCTTTCCGGCAAGGGCTCGGTGCGCATCACCATTGAGCATATCCTGCCCAACATCGCCAACCTGCTGATCGTGCAGGGAACCATCCAGTTCTCACTGGGCATTCTGGCTGAAGCCGGGCTTTCCTATGTGGGCCTTGGCACCCAACCCCCCATGCCCAGTTGGGGGCAGATGCTCTCGGAAGCTCAGACATGGCTGATGATGGCCCCGCAACTGGCGATCATCCCCGGCATGGCAATCATTCTCACGGTTCTGGGCCTCAATCTTCTGGGCGATGGCCTGCGCGACATGCTCGACCCGAAGATCCGTTCAAGCCTCGACATTGGCGGGAGCAAAGCATCATGA
- a CDS encoding tyrosine-type recombinase/integrase, with the protein MSNQHMPVLRLRFLEDMRIKGLMPKTQTMYLRAMREFTRFLGHSPDSATPEELRAFQLDMKDHGIGAATYNNRLTVLSFFFSITCPRPEMKRHMRYQRMAKKIPVVLSVEEVAAILEAAPGPGLKYRAAFSVAYGGGLRASEVAHLKISDIDSDRMLIRIEQGKGRKDRQVMLSSSLLELLRDYYREARPRGWLFPGRSRIDPISTRQFNRAFGVACNFAGISKKASPHTLRHSFATHLLEGGTDIRVIQVLLGHAKLETTTIYTKVATKTIQEVTSPLDLLVLRKGGSG; encoded by the coding sequence ATGTCCAATCAACATATGCCGGTACTTCGCCTTCGTTTTCTCGAAGATATGCGTATCAAGGGTTTGATGCCCAAGACACAGACGATGTATCTGAGGGCCATGCGGGAGTTCACACGCTTCCTGGGTCATTCACCCGACAGTGCGACACCTGAAGAATTGCGGGCTTTCCAGCTTGATATGAAGGATCACGGTATCGGGGCTGCAACCTATAACAATCGGCTGACAGTGTTGAGCTTTTTCTTTTCGATCACTTGCCCGCGCCCCGAGATGAAGCGACACATGCGTTATCAGAGAATGGCCAAGAAAATACCCGTTGTATTGAGCGTTGAAGAAGTCGCAGCCATTCTGGAAGCGGCCCCTGGACCTGGCTTGAAGTATCGCGCGGCATTCAGCGTGGCCTATGGTGGAGGTCTACGAGCGAGCGAAGTCGCCCATCTCAAGATCAGTGATATTGACAGTGACCGGATGCTGATCCGGATTGAGCAAGGTAAGGGCCGCAAGGATCGACAAGTTATGTTGTCTTCGAGCCTGCTTGAACTCTTGCGAGATTATTATCGGGAAGCCCGGCCGAGGGGGTGGCTGTTTCCCGGTCGTAGCCGCATCGATCCCATCTCGACCCGGCAATTCAACCGGGCTTTTGGCGTTGCCTGCAATTTTGCGGGTATCAGCAAGAAGGCCTCACCCCATACCCTGCGACATAGCTTTGCCACGCATTTGCTGGAAGGCGGGACAGACATCCGGGTGATCCAGGTTCTTCTCGGGCATGCCAAGCTGGAAACCACCACTATTTATACCAAGGTGGCAACGAAGACGATCCAGGAGGTGACCAGTCCTCTTGATCTGCTGGTGCTCCGCAAGGGTGGTTCCGGTTAA
- a CDS encoding ABC transporter substrate-binding protein, giving the protein MMKSARKWAVAFSMAATLVTAGSTSAAWAARADIVLGVRLEPPHLDPTAGAAAAIDEITYANIFEGLTRIDKQGAVKPALAESWTISADGLTYDFKLHEGVKFHDGTDFDAEDVVFSLDRARGEDSVNAQKALFEPIDSVVAKDKYTVEMTLKRPTGAMLFNLGWGDAAMVAPESAETNKTNPVGTGPFKLEKWVKGDSITLIRNDAYWGQPAKLEKATFKIVADAAASLAALMAGDVDAFPIFPAPEMLPQFENDSRFKVVIGTTEGETILATNNGVKPFDDVRVRKALAYAINRQSLIDGAMFGYGTLIGSHFAPHNPAYLDLSHVYDYNPEKAKELLKEAGLEDGFKARLFLPPTDYARRSGLIIASDLKKVGIELELINVEWAQWLSNVFKGKDYDLTIISHTEPMDIGIYARDDYYFNYKNEEFKAIIAKLNATADEAERTELLHQAQKKLNDDAVNGFLFQLAKTGVWNAKIKGLWANAPIQANDLTAVEWMD; this is encoded by the coding sequence ATGATGAAATCAGCAAGGAAATGGGCTGTCGCCTTTTCTATGGCGGCAACGCTTGTAACAGCAGGCTCCACGTCCGCCGCATGGGCTGCACGGGCAGATATCGTGCTGGGCGTCCGGTTGGAACCACCTCATCTGGACCCAACAGCAGGCGCTGCCGCTGCGATTGACGAAATCACCTATGCCAACATTTTCGAAGGCCTCACGCGCATCGACAAGCAGGGCGCGGTGAAACCGGCGCTGGCCGAAAGCTGGACCATTTCCGCCGATGGCCTCACCTATGACTTCAAGCTCCATGAGGGTGTAAAATTCCACGACGGCACCGATTTTGATGCAGAAGACGTGGTCTTCTCGCTCGACCGTGCCCGCGGGGAAGATTCGGTCAACGCGCAGAAAGCCCTGTTCGAGCCTATAGATAGCGTCGTTGCCAAGGATAAATACACCGTCGAGATGACCCTCAAGCGCCCGACCGGCGCCATGCTCTTCAATCTGGGCTGGGGAGACGCTGCCATGGTGGCCCCCGAAAGCGCTGAAACCAATAAAACCAACCCGGTGGGCACAGGCCCTTTCAAGCTGGAGAAATGGGTCAAGGGCGATTCTATCACCCTGATCAGGAATGACGCCTATTGGGGCCAACCAGCCAAGTTGGAGAAAGCCACCTTCAAGATTGTTGCCGATGCCGCAGCCAGCCTTGCTGCGCTGATGGCAGGCGATGTGGATGCCTTCCCGATTTTTCCGGCACCGGAAATGCTGCCACAATTCGAGAATGACTCGCGTTTCAAGGTCGTCATCGGCACCACGGAAGGGGAAACCATTCTGGCCACCAACAATGGGGTCAAACCTTTTGACGATGTGCGCGTGCGCAAGGCGCTGGCCTATGCCATCAACCGCCAGTCCCTTATCGATGGCGCCATGTTCGGCTATGGCACCCTTATCGGTTCCCACTTTGCGCCACACAATCCGGCCTATCTCGATCTATCCCACGTCTATGACTATAATCCGGAAAAAGCCAAAGAGCTGCTGAAGGAAGCCGGTCTGGAAGACGGCTTCAAAGCCCGCCTGTTCCTGCCACCGACCGACTATGCCCGCCGCTCCGGCCTGATCATCGCCTCTGATCTCAAAAAGGTCGGCATCGAGCTGGAACTGATCAATGTTGAGTGGGCCCAGTGGCTAAGCAACGTCTTCAAGGGCAAGGATTATGATCTGACCATCATCTCGCACACCGAACCGATGGATATCGGCATCTATGCCCGCGATGACTATTACTTCAACTATAAAAATGAAGAGTTCAAAGCGATCATCGCCAAGCTCAATGCCACAGCCGATGAGGCCGAACGCACGGAATTGCTGCATCAGGCCCAGAAAAAACTCAATGACGATGCCGTCAACGGCTTCCTGTTCCAGCTTGCCAAGACCGGCGTCTGGAACGCCAAGATCAAGGGATTGTGGGCCAATGCCCCTATCCAGGCCAACGATCTGACAGCCGTAGAATGGATGGACTAA
- a CDS encoding ABC transporter permease: MIIYSLRRLASLCVTLVAASLFIFAVMEILPGDPAQLILGINAQEDTLAALREQLGLNLPLASRYWLWISGMLQGDFGISYTYSVPVTELISERLTISLPLALMALALSTLIALPLGILAASNHGRWPDVSLIGATQIGIAIPNFWFAMLLVLVFAVTLQWLPSGGFPGWEAGLWPATKALLLPAIALALPQASILVRIMRSSMLEVLHEDYMRTARAKGLNLRQTLARHGLRNALIPVITIMGLQFSFLLAGTVIIENVFSLPGLGRLVFQAINQRDLITVKAVIMLLVATVILVNFLVDITYGLIDPRLHRRQGSQ; the protein is encoded by the coding sequence ATGATCATCTATTCCCTGCGCCGCCTTGCTTCTCTTTGCGTGACACTCGTGGCAGCTTCTCTTTTCATCTTCGCAGTGATGGAGATATTGCCGGGCGATCCGGCTCAGTTGATTCTTGGCATCAACGCGCAGGAAGACACCTTGGCCGCTTTGCGCGAGCAACTGGGCCTCAATTTACCCCTTGCCAGCCGCTACTGGCTCTGGATCTCGGGCATGCTGCAAGGCGATTTTGGCATCAGCTACACCTATTCTGTGCCGGTCACAGAGCTGATCAGCGAACGGCTGACCATTTCCCTGCCGCTGGCACTGATGGCCCTTGCACTTTCCACCTTGATAGCCCTGCCACTGGGTATTCTGGCTGCCAGCAATCACGGTCGCTGGCCGGATGTGAGCCTCATTGGCGCGACACAGATCGGCATCGCGATCCCCAATTTCTGGTTTGCCATGCTTCTTGTGCTGGTCTTTGCCGTTACCCTGCAATGGTTGCCCTCGGGGGGCTTTCCCGGCTGGGAGGCCGGGCTTTGGCCCGCAACCAAGGCGCTGTTATTGCCTGCCATTGCCCTTGCTCTGCCGCAGGCATCCATTCTCGTGCGCATCATGCGCTCTTCCATGCTGGAAGTGTTGCATGAAGATTATATGCGCACCGCTCGCGCCAAGGGCCTCAACCTGCGTCAGACACTGGCGCGCCATGGTCTGCGCAACGCGCTTATTCCGGTGATCACCATCATGGGGCTGCAATTCTCATTCCTTCTGGCTGGCACGGTTATCATCGAGAATGTCTTCTCCCTGCCCGGCCTTGGAAGGCTGGTGTTCCAGGCCATCAACCAGCGCGACCTCATCACGGTAAAAGCCGTGATCATGCTGCTGGTCGCCACCGTCATACTCGTCAATTTCCTCGTGGACATCACCTATGGCCTGATCGATCCGCGCCTTCATCGCAGGCAGGGCAGCCAATGA